The following proteins come from a genomic window of Leguminivora glycinivorella isolate SPB_JAAS2020 chromosome 6, LegGlyc_1.1, whole genome shotgun sequence:
- the LOC125227408 gene encoding uncharacterized protein LOC125227408, with protein MTINTHRNKFERLTRTLSKSQPGELLGEDIAKSRSVVNLSQQELTIDMRSVLSKGLNFALTPSSLPVETIVANVEDAIVRNRVPHREAECLRQDVSSLLRRSKLPKPNISKQERLALSALRENEDILVLPADKGNATVVVDTALYEEKVTQLVGDTSTYKKVSYNPTARVTSKLNGLIGALSAKDQAKKLRQLNPTTPKIYGLPKIHKNDWPLRPIVSQIDSPTYKASRFCRVSCNL; from the coding sequence ATGACAATTAACACACACCGGAATAAGTTTGAGCGCCTGACAAGAACACTGAGCAAATCACAGCCCGGAGAGTTATTGGGAGAGGATATTGCAAAAAGCAGGAGTGTTGTTAATCTGTCGCAACAAGAATTGACGATTGACATGCGTAGTGTGTTGTCGAAAGGTCTCAATTTCGCTCTGACCCCATCGTCTCTCCCAGTAGAGACAATCGTTGCGAATGTAGAGGACGCCATTGTGCGCAATAGAGTGCCGCACAGGGAAGCGGAATGCCTTCGACAGGATGTATCCTCGCTGTTGCGCCGGAGTAAGTTACCTAAGCCCAACATCAGCAAACAAGAGAGACTAGCGCTCTCGGCACTACGGGAAAATGAAGACATCCTGGTGTTGCCGGCGGATAAGGGTAATGCTACTGTAGTTGTGGACACGGCGCTCTACGAGGAGAAGGTTACGCAGCTGGTAGGAGATACAAGCACGTATAAGAAAGTGTCTTACAACCCTACGGCGCGCGTAACATCGAAGTTAAACGGCTTAATCGGCGCGCTATCTGCGAAAGACCAGGCTAAGAAGTTGCGTCAGTTGAATCCCACTACCCCTAAGATTTATGGGCTGCCCAAGATCCATAAAAATGACTGGCCCCTGAGACCCATTGTTAGCCAGATAGACTCACCCACCTACAAGGCGTCCCGTTTTTGTCGAGTCTCCTGCAACCTCTAA
- the LOC125227409 gene encoding uncharacterized protein LOC125227409: MRSVLSKGLNFALTPSSLPVETIVANVEDAIVRNRVPHREAECLRQDVSSLLRRSKLPKPNISKQERLALSALRENEDILVLPADKGNATVVVDTALYEEKVTQLVGDTSTYKKVSYNPTARVTSKLNGLIGALSAKDQAKKLRQLNPTTPKIYGLPKIHKNDWPLRPIVSQIDSPTYKASRFLSSLLQPLTGNTFSFVRDSTHFVQLLEGVMLQEDEVMVSFDVTSLFTNVPVAETIELIKRMAEHDDSLTEYMKMIEFCLTSGYFVWRGEYYLQIEGVAMGSPIAPVVANLFMESFEQRALESCPHKPRLWWRYVDDVFAVVTGRDLDPLLAHLNAQHPKITFTIEKECNGALPFLDVLVQRDERGLLTHKVHRKATHTDRYLQADSHHHPAHLSSVPRALINRALRLCDPQYVQGELQHMDI, translated from the coding sequence ATGCGTAGTGTGTTGTCGAAAGGTCTCAATTTCGCTCTGACCCCATCGTCTCTCCCAGTAGAGACAATCGTTGCGAATGTAGAGGACGCCATTGTGCGCAATAGAGTGCCGCACAGGGAAGCGGAATGCCTTCGACAGGATGTATCCTCGCTGTTGCGCCGGAGTAAGTTACCTAAGCCCAACATCAGCAAACAAGAGAGACTAGCGCTCTCGGCACTACGGGAAAATGAAGACATCCTGGTGTTGCCGGCGGATAAGGGTAATGCTACTGTAGTTGTGGACACGGCGCTCTACGAGGAGAAGGTTACGCAGCTGGTAGGAGATACAAGCACGTATAAGAAAGTGTCTTACAACCCTACGGCGCGCGTAACATCGAAGTTAAACGGCTTAATCGGCGCGCTATCTGCGAAAGACCAGGCTAAGAAGTTGCGTCAGTTGAATCCCACTACCCCTAAGATTTATGGGCTGCCCAAGATCCATAAAAATGACTGGCCCCTGAGACCCATTGTTAGCCAGATAGACTCACCCACCTACAAGGCGTCCCGTTTTTTGTCGAGTCTCCTGCAACCTCTAACTGGTAATACGTTTAGCTTCGTACGAGACTCTACGCACTTTGTGCAATTACTTGAGGGAGTTATGTTGCAGGAAGATGAGGTAATGGTGAGCTTTGATGTAACCTCCTTATTTACTAATGTACCGGTAGCGGAAACTATAGAGTTGATAAAACGAATGGCCGAACACGACGACTCTCTCACCGAGTACATGAAGATGATAGAGTTTTGCCTCACTAGTGGATATTTTGTGTGGCGGGGTGAATACTACTTGCAGATAGAAGGAGTCGCAATGGGTTCTCCGATAGCTCCAGTGGTGGCTAACCTTTTTATGGAAAGTTTTGAGCAGAGAGCGTTGGAGAGCTGCCCACATAAGCCTAGGCTATGGTGGCGATATGTCGACGACGTGTTTGCCGTAGTGACAGGCAGAGATCTAGACCCGTTACTTGCCCACCTGAACGCGCAGCATCCCAAGATTACGTTCACTATAGAGAAAGAGTGTAATGGGGCTCTACCTTTTCTGGATGTCTTAGTGCAGCGGGACGAACGTGGCCTTTTGACTCATAAGGTGCATAGAAAGGCTACACACACCGACAGGTACCTGCAAGCTGACTCGCACCATCACCCTGCGCATTTGTCTTCGGTGCCACGCGCTCTCATCAACAGGGCTTTACGGCTCTGTGACCCGCAGTACGTGCAAGGCGAGCTGCAGCAT